In the genome of Bacillus sp. S3, one region contains:
- a CDS encoding VOC family protein produces the protein MIQYHGLHHVSLTVTDLEQAKNFYSNILCLKELPRPAFDFAGAWYEVGGQQIHLIVLPTSQTIRQEKSISSREGHFALRVKSYDETLSWLKQNGVAVLEKPESASGFAQIFCADPDGNLIELNVDKKDI, from the coding sequence ATGATTCAGTACCACGGGCTTCATCATGTTAGTCTAACTGTAACCGATTTAGAACAGGCCAAAAATTTTTATAGCAATATTCTATGTTTGAAAGAACTTCCCCGGCCTGCCTTTGATTTTGCAGGTGCTTGGTATGAAGTAGGAGGCCAGCAAATCCACCTTATTGTCCTCCCGACCTCTCAGACAATCCGTCAAGAAAAGTCCATTAGCAGCCGTGAAGGACATTTTGCGTTAAGAGTAAAATCTTACGATGAGACCCTTAGCTGGCTTAAACAAAATGGTGTAGCAGTTTTAGAAAAGCCCGAAAGTGCCAGCGGCTTTGCGCAGATCTTTTGTGCTGATCCTGATGGGAATCTAATTGAACTAAATGTAGACAAAAAAGATATATAA
- a CDS encoding LacI family DNA-binding transcriptional regulator, producing the protein MVTINEIAERAKVSRTTVSRVLNSSGYVSEEAKKRVLKVIEETGYVPSENAKSLRTKKTKVIGVVLPKISTETSSRLVKGMDEILAKEGYQILLTNTNLEPDKEIEYLRLLKSRHADGIILSATNVNSPLLEEIFQLKIPFVTVGQYMTGLANVIFDDYQATKDLVNYFIQKGHHRIAFIGVDEKDRAVGYLRKKGYEDAMKENRLVVEENWVQKGVFNVESGFECMKSIMDTSTILPTAVLAVTDRLAIGAMQYAKETGLTIPADLAIAGMGASELSKFISPSLTTIDFSIEEAGREAAALILKKINGEHSHEIIKTINHRLIERESI; encoded by the coding sequence ATGGTAACGATTAATGAGATTGCCGAAAGGGCGAAAGTTTCCCGGACAACCGTTTCAAGGGTATTGAATAGTTCCGGTTATGTAAGTGAAGAAGCAAAAAAAAGAGTATTAAAGGTAATTGAGGAAACGGGTTATGTTCCGAGTGAAAATGCAAAATCGCTGCGTACAAAAAAGACAAAGGTCATTGGCGTGGTCCTGCCTAAAATCAGTACAGAAACATCTAGCCGACTTGTGAAGGGAATGGATGAAATTCTTGCCAAAGAAGGATATCAAATTCTCTTAACAAATACAAACCTTGAACCAGATAAGGAAATTGAATATTTACGGCTATTGAAAAGCCGGCATGCTGATGGAATTATTTTGTCAGCAACGAATGTTAACTCCCCGCTTTTGGAGGAAATTTTTCAATTAAAAATCCCTTTTGTCACGGTAGGACAGTATATGACCGGCCTGGCAAATGTCATTTTTGATGATTATCAAGCAACAAAAGATCTAGTGAATTACTTCATACAAAAAGGGCATCATCGCATTGCTTTCATCGGAGTTGACGAGAAGGATAGAGCTGTAGGGTATTTACGGAAAAAGGGCTATGAAGATGCAATGAAGGAAAATCGCTTAGTAGTTGAGGAGAATTGGGTTCAAAAAGGGGTTTTTAATGTAGAATCAGGGTTCGAATGTATGAAGTCTATTATGGATACTTCCACTATTTTGCCAACAGCTGTTTTAGCTGTAACAGACAGGCTCGCGATCGGTGCGATGCAGTACGCAAAAGAAACTGGTTTAACAATCCCAGCCGATTTAGCGATTGCAGGCATGGGGGCTTCAGAATTATCCAAGTTTATCAGCCCCTCCTTAACAACGATTGATTTTTCCATTGAAGAGGCCGGACGTGAAGCAGCTGCATTAATCCTGAAAAAAATTAATGGAGAACATTCCCATGAAATAATTAAGACAATAAATCATAGACTTATTGAACGTGAGAGTATATAA
- a CDS encoding VOC family protein: MTTIQGIGQIGVPVKNIERAVTFYKEVLALPLLFHTETMAFFECNGLRLLLSLPEKEQFAHPSSVIYFQVDDIKAAYQDFIEKGISFIGEPHVVAKIGQTETWMAFFKDPEDNIHALMSEVHT, translated from the coding sequence ATGACAACAATTCAAGGTATTGGACAAATTGGAGTGCCTGTGAAGAATATTGAAAGAGCTGTAACATTTTATAAGGAGGTATTGGCGCTTCCACTGCTGTTTCATACTGAAACAATGGCATTTTTTGAATGCAATGGGCTCCGACTTCTTCTGAGTTTGCCGGAGAAGGAACAATTTGCGCATCCAAGTTCGGTGATATATTTTCAGGTCGATGATATTAAAGCCGCTTACCAGGATTTTATTGAAAAAGGGATTTCTTTTATTGGTGAACCGCATGTCGTTGCAAAAATCGGACAAACCGAGACTTGGATGGCGTTTTTCAAAGACCCTGAAGACAATATTCATGCGTTAATGAGTGAAGTACATACTTAA
- a CDS encoding GNAT family N-acetyltransferase, with translation MGEEQISLATAADLIRVDQLFQDCKEALQQQEIYQWDDEYPNKEYFAHTINEKELFILHNETTILGAMVLNEWQIDEWDEVNWTNKAGTYLILHSFCTHPSVQGKGYGGDMLQFAENMAKEQGYDGIRLDAYSGNKGSLGFYEKRGYKKTGEVNFKSKPAGHGTYFCYEKLF, from the coding sequence ATGGGAGAAGAACAAATTTCATTGGCAACCGCGGCAGATTTAATAAGGGTTGATCAGCTTTTCCAAGATTGTAAAGAGGCACTGCAGCAACAGGAAATCTATCAATGGGATGATGAGTATCCGAATAAAGAGTATTTTGCACATACGATTAACGAAAAGGAACTGTTTATTTTACATAATGAAACGACAATACTCGGAGCAATGGTACTAAACGAATGGCAGATTGATGAATGGGACGAGGTCAACTGGACGAATAAGGCAGGTACCTATTTGATCCTTCATTCCTTTTGCACACATCCATCTGTTCAAGGAAAAGGATATGGGGGGGACATGCTCCAATTTGCCGAAAATATGGCTAAGGAACAGGGGTATGATGGAATACGGCTCGATGCTTATTCCGGAAACAAAGGATCATTAGGCTTTTATGAAAAAAGAGGTTACAAAAAGACGGGGGAAGTAAACTTTAAGTCAAAACCTGCCGGGCATGGGACGTATTTCTGTTATGAAAAACTATTTTAA
- a CDS encoding MBL fold metallo-hydrolase: protein MRVIKTGYLYQVTFMANVFPVNCYLVEEEEGVTLIDAALGFCAKGILKAAETIGKPITKIVLTHAHEDHVGALDSIKVVFPEVPVYISTRDHRLMNDDRSLDTHEEQTPIKGGVPKKLKTRANVLLKEGDLVGSLTAIETPGHTPGSMSFLDLRTKALIAGDAFQTRGGIAVAGDLKPLFPFPSFGTWSKKTALASAKKLVSYEPQLLAVGHGEMVEHPVRVMEQAIGNLERKIG, encoded by the coding sequence ATGAGAGTGATCAAAACTGGTTATTTATACCAAGTGACTTTTATGGCGAATGTTTTTCCTGTCAACTGTTACTTGGTGGAGGAAGAGGAGGGAGTAACATTAATTGATGCCGCCTTAGGCTTTTGTGCGAAGGGGATACTGAAGGCTGCAGAAACGATTGGAAAACCAATTACAAAAATTGTTTTGACACATGCTCACGAGGATCATGTTGGTGCACTTGATTCAATAAAAGTGGTGTTTCCGGAGGTGCCAGTTTATATTTCAACCCGTGATCACAGATTAATGAATGACGATCGTTCCCTCGATACCCATGAGGAGCAAACACCAATCAAAGGCGGTGTGCCGAAAAAATTAAAAACGCGCGCCAATGTATTATTGAAGGAAGGCGATCTTGTTGGTTCATTAACCGCGATTGAAACGCCGGGGCACACACCGGGATCCATGTCATTTTTGGATTTGCGAACAAAGGCATTGATAGCGGGGGATGCCTTTCAAACAAGAGGAGGAATCGCTGTGGCAGGTGATTTAAAACCGCTGTTTCCATTTCCGTCATTTGGCACATGGAGTAAAAAGACGGCGCTTGCCAGCGCAAAGAAGCTAGTGAGCTATGAACCTCAGCTTCTGGCAGTGGGGCATGGGGAAATGGTGGAGCATCCCGTGAGAGTGATGGAACAAGCCATTGGAAATCTAGAACGGAAAATAGGATAG
- a CDS encoding QueT transporter family protein encodes MEKTTNTLAQPIGANSAGTVRAGKVQGIVTGGIIAALYIAVSALIQPFGFTQVQFRVSEMFNHLIVFNKKYIYGIVLGVFLTNLFFSPMKAYDLIFGVGQSVIALLITIACARFIKGLWARMIVNTLVFTFTMFLIALELHLAFDLPFMFTWLTTAVGEFVVMAIGMPVMYMINKRVRFDKMI; translated from the coding sequence ATGGAGAAAACAACTAACACATTGGCACAGCCAATTGGGGCCAATTCTGCTGGAACTGTCCGTGCAGGCAAAGTGCAGGGAATTGTCACGGGTGGGATTATTGCTGCATTGTACATTGCAGTTTCGGCCTTGATCCAGCCATTTGGATTTACTCAAGTCCAATTCCGTGTATCGGAGATGTTCAATCACCTCATTGTTTTTAACAAAAAGTACATTTATGGAATCGTTCTTGGTGTATTTTTAACGAATTTGTTCTTTTCACCAATGAAAGCCTATGACCTGATTTTCGGTGTCGGTCAATCAGTGATTGCCTTGTTAATCACGATTGCATGCGCACGTTTTATCAAAGGGTTGTGGGCGAGGATGATTGTCAATACTCTTGTATTCACGTTCACGATGTTCTTGATTGCCCTTGAACTCCACTTGGCGTTTGATCTGCCATTCATGTTCACGTGGCTGACAACAGCAGTTGGTGAATTTGTCGTGATGGCCATTGGTATGCCAGTTATGTACATGATTAATAAACGTGTTCGTTTTGATAAAATGATTTAA
- a CDS encoding exonuclease domain-containing protein, with protein sequence MIVRNSEKFGLVLDVETTGLGPTKDEVIELALKLFTYRDDSGEIIDIVEEDSFLREPLSSTARNNYDQAYRVHGIPYDLVRGKSFYDGKIKTYFHRADAVFAHNASFDRSFLFHMYPEVNDLKWYCTMRGVPWKNYGFPNGKLLTLLQAHNITNYQTHRALDDITYLMELLKKTNPNGSYYLQEVLEKGPMRKYQPAATRTKMG encoded by the coding sequence ATGATTGTGCGGAACTCGGAAAAATTTGGTTTGGTTTTGGACGTAGAAACAACTGGATTAGGGCCAACAAAAGATGAAGTAATCGAACTGGCATTAAAGTTATTTACTTATAGGGATGACTCTGGTGAAATTATTGACATTGTGGAGGAAGACTCCTTTTTACGTGAGCCGCTTTCCAGCACAGCACGGAACAACTATGATCAAGCGTACCGAGTACATGGAATCCCTTACGATCTAGTTAGAGGGAAAAGCTTTTATGATGGAAAAATAAAGACCTATTTCCATCGTGCGGATGCCGTATTTGCCCATAATGCATCCTTTGACCGCAGCTTTCTCTTCCACATGTACCCTGAAGTTAACGATTTAAAATGGTATTGCACGATGAGAGGGGTCCCATGGAAAAATTACGGTTTTCCAAACGGGAAACTATTGACCCTGCTGCAAGCTCATAACATTACCAATTACCAAACACATAGAGCCCTTGATGATATTACATACCTAATGGAACTTCTAAAGAAAACAAACCCGAACGGGAGCTACTACCTTCAAGAAGTACTAGAAAAAGGTCCAATGAGAAAATATCAGCCAGCCGCAACCCGGACAAAAATGGGCTAA
- a CDS encoding copper homeostasis protein CutC, protein MSKVEIIVLNDEDAKTAEAYGADRLELVSAMTEGGLTPSYGIIKTVVQSVKIPVMVMVRPHSFSFMYRKDEWGAIRQDIQAVKQLGAAGIVFGALTEKQSIDFDMLAMVVEEAKGLSVTFHRAIDETNPIVTYQSLCQSPYHVDRILTSGAKPTAKEGLDSLKKMIEESKKSANYPAIMPGSGLSTENIQSIHGQLQAAEYHFGSAVRIGGDFRNRINGDEIQKINRMVN, encoded by the coding sequence ATGAGCAAAGTAGAAATTATTGTCTTAAATGATGAAGATGCCAAAACGGCGGAAGCCTATGGTGCAGACCGTCTTGAACTAGTTTCCGCCATGACAGAAGGCGGGCTGACGCCCAGTTACGGAATCATAAAAACAGTTGTCCAAAGCGTGAAAATTCCTGTGATGGTCATGGTTCGGCCCCATAGCTTTTCGTTTATGTACCGTAAGGATGAATGGGGAGCGATTCGCCAGGATATTCAAGCGGTGAAGCAATTGGGTGCCGCGGGAATAGTCTTTGGTGCCTTAACTGAGAAGCAATCAATTGATTTTGACATGCTTGCCATGGTGGTAGAAGAAGCAAAAGGTTTATCGGTAACGTTCCATCGCGCGATTGATGAAACGAATCCTATTGTTACTTATCAATCCCTTTGCCAATCTCCTTACCATGTTGACCGAATTCTTACCTCAGGAGCTAAACCGACAGCAAAAGAAGGCCTTGATTCATTAAAAAAGATGATAGAGGAATCGAAAAAATCCGCAAACTATCCAGCCATCATGCCGGGATCAGGTTTATCTACTGAAAACATCCAATCCATTCACGGACAACTCCAAGCTGCTGAATACCATTTTGGCTCAGCGGTTAGAATTGGCGGAGATTTTCGCAATCGTATCAACGGAGACGAAATTCAAAAAATCAATAGAATGGTGAACTAG
- a CDS encoding VOC family protein, giving the protein MLHHLEIYVSDLTKSGEFWNWFLTELGYEPYQKWESGTSWKCGETYIVFVQAEERFLDIPYHRSRVGLNHLAFHARSIEQVDQLTEQLREKGITILYQDKHPYAGGGSHYAVYFEDPDRIKVEVVAPGNNI; this is encoded by the coding sequence ATGCTGCACCATCTTGAAATCTATGTATCTGATTTAACGAAATCGGGCGAATTTTGGAACTGGTTTTTAACGGAATTAGGCTACGAGCCATATCAGAAGTGGGAGTCGGGTACCAGCTGGAAATGCGGCGAAACGTATATCGTATTTGTACAGGCGGAAGAACGATTTCTCGATATTCCTTACCATCGGTCAAGAGTCGGTTTAAATCATTTGGCCTTCCATGCACGATCCATAGAACAGGTCGATCAACTGACAGAACAATTACGGGAAAAAGGGATAACAATTCTATATCAGGATAAACATCCATATGCCGGAGGAGGATCACACTATGCTGTTTATTTTGAAGATCCGGATCGAATTAAAGTAGAGGTAGTAGCACCTGGCAATAATATATAA
- a CDS encoding citrate synthase/methylcitrate synthase yields MIQKGLKGIVATETSISHIDGENGELFYRGFGIRDIAEGYSFEEAAYLLWFGYYPDASQLALLKEQLKANRELPVCVKEIIDRLPLNMDLMSVIRTALSAEGGNGEYGWKPKVSQAIRLTALVPTVIGYRKCQLDGNNFCPPRHDLDHVENYLFMLNGKVPIAAHIEALEAYMILTLEHGMNASTFSARVTASSESDMVSAITSAVGTMKGPLHGGAPSGVIELMDEIALVGDAEAVIREKILQGEKLMGFGHRVYKTHDPRAMALKTKLLKLAGEDEWLDLAMTVEDTAVKILAELKPGRSLYTNVEFYAAAIMKAINMDTELFTPTFTASRIVGWTAHVLEQAENNTIYRPQAKYIGTFK; encoded by the coding sequence ATGATTCAAAAAGGCTTGAAAGGGATTGTTGCTACGGAAACATCGATTAGTCATATAGATGGGGAAAATGGCGAGTTGTTTTATCGTGGATTTGGAATTCGTGATATTGCTGAAGGGTATTCTTTTGAAGAAGCGGCATATCTTCTCTGGTTTGGTTACTACCCCGATGCTTCACAGCTTGCATTGCTTAAAGAACAACTGAAAGCAAATCGCGAATTGCCTGTATGCGTAAAAGAAATAATTGACCGGCTCCCACTAAATATGGATTTAATGAGTGTAATTAGAACTGCTCTTTCGGCAGAAGGGGGAAATGGTGAATATGGCTGGAAACCTAAAGTCTCACAGGCTATCAGATTAACCGCCTTAGTTCCTACAGTTATCGGCTACCGAAAATGTCAATTAGATGGTAACAACTTCTGCCCTCCTCGGCATGATTTAGACCATGTCGAAAACTATTTGTTTATGCTTAATGGAAAGGTACCAATAGCCGCCCATATCGAAGCCCTTGAAGCATATATGATTCTTACACTTGAACATGGAATGAACGCTTCTACCTTTTCGGCTAGGGTTACAGCTTCATCTGAGTCAGATATGGTTTCGGCTATTACCTCTGCAGTCGGAACAATGAAAGGTCCGCTTCATGGCGGTGCCCCTTCAGGAGTCATTGAGCTGATGGATGAGATTGCTCTTGTTGGAGATGCTGAAGCGGTGATCAGAGAGAAGATTTTGCAGGGAGAGAAATTAATGGGGTTTGGACATCGGGTTTATAAAACCCATGACCCCCGGGCAATGGCTTTAAAGACAAAATTATTGAAGTTAGCAGGAGAGGATGAGTGGCTTGACCTAGCAATGACCGTTGAGGATACAGCCGTAAAAATATTAGCGGAACTTAAACCCGGTCGATCACTTTATACAAACGTAGAATTTTACGCAGCCGCCATCATGAAAGCAATCAATATGGACACAGAACTATTCACCCCTACCTTCACTGCCAGCAGAATAGTAGGCTGGACGGCCCATGTCCTAGAACAAGCAGAAAACAACACCATCTACCGCCCCCAAGCAAAATATATCGGAACCTTCAAATAA
- a CDS encoding DinB family protein, which yields MLHRPLESEYPEYYVSYVKLVSEGDLLEILKENLAEMTNLFDRISEENGKFRYASGKWSVKEVLGHMTDTERIMSYRLLRVGRGDQTPLAGFNENDYINGSQFDQISNKTILEDFTAVRHATITLIQTMAAEAWNRTGIANGTEITTRAIAYIIAGHAIHHTNIIRERYLPGLK from the coding sequence ATGCTGCATCGTCCATTAGAAAGTGAATATCCTGAGTATTATGTTTCTTATGTAAAACTTGTTTCAGAGGGTGATCTTTTAGAAATTTTAAAAGAAAATTTGGCGGAGATGACGAATCTTTTCGACAGAATTTCAGAGGAAAATGGAAAATTCCGTTATGCTTCCGGCAAATGGAGCGTAAAAGAGGTTCTTGGCCATATGACGGATACCGAGAGAATCATGAGCTACCGCCTGCTTCGCGTTGGACGCGGGGACCAGACCCCCTTAGCCGGTTTTAACGAAAACGATTATATTAACGGGTCTCAGTTTGACCAGATATCAAATAAAACGATCCTTGAAGACTTTACAGCAGTACGACATGCCACCATCACACTAATCCAAACCATGGCGGCTGAAGCATGGAACAGAACAGGCATTGCCAACGGCACAGAAATCACCACCCGCGCCATCGCCTACATCATCGCCGGCCACGCCATCCACCATACCAACATCATACGCGAAAGATACCTGCCAGGCCTGAAATAA
- a CDS encoding transposase family protein, translating into MVISNFNELFKFDQNVEVLYTIMEPDAMYAVLKICSKHAQCPECKHVSSRQHSQYARKVDDLPVSGHSVHITVLLHKWFCGNKDCKVKVFTERLNWLSPSARKTNRLENLIRHVGFTNNCLAAEKICRKMRISISHDAILYRIKKEEPVQPRECPFRGH; encoded by the coding sequence ATGGTCATTTCAAACTTCAATGAACTTTTCAAGTTCGACCAAAACGTTGAAGTCCTTTATACCATAATGGAACCGGATGCAATGTATGCCGTGTTAAAGATATGTTCAAAACATGCACAATGCCCAGAATGCAAACATGTATCGTCTCGACAGCACAGCCAATATGCTAGGAAAGTCGATGACCTTCCGGTCTCAGGTCATTCGGTTCATATAACCGTTCTATTGCACAAATGGTTTTGTGGTAACAAAGACTGTAAGGTTAAAGTATTCACCGAACGTTTGAACTGGTTAAGCCCTTCCGCCAGAAAAACAAACAGGCTGGAAAACCTGATTCGTCATGTGGGATTCACTAATAATTGCCTGGCCGCTGAAAAAATCTGCCGAAAAATGCGCATTTCGATAAGCCATGATGCCATTCTGTACCGGATTAAAAAGGAAGAACCGGTTCAGCCAAGGGAGTGTCCCTTTCGTGGGCATTGA
- a CDS encoding VOC family protein, with product MTVRLIPYLVMDGNAKEAIEFYQRALDAQVLFSQTFGEMPENPEFPLPAEAKDRVSHATIKVGETELMFSDTFPGQPHQIGSQVTICLTTDDAEKARTFFNALQDGGHVEMPLQETFFSPAYGSVIDKFGVTFQVFTEGRHEV from the coding sequence ATGACAGTAAGATTGATTCCCTATTTAGTGATGGACGGTAATGCAAAGGAAGCGATTGAGTTTTATCAACGTGCATTGGATGCACAGGTTCTTTTTAGTCAAACTTTTGGCGAAATGCCGGAAAATCCGGAATTCCCTCTTCCAGCAGAAGCAAAAGACCGTGTAAGCCATGCGACAATTAAAGTGGGTGAGACAGAGTTAATGTTTTCTGATACGTTTCCAGGACAGCCGCATCAAATTGGTTCTCAAGTGACCATCTGTCTCACAACTGACGACGCTGAAAAGGCTCGTACATTTTTTAATGCCTTGCAAGATGGCGGTCATGTAGAAATGCCATTGCAAGAAACCTTCTTCAGCCCTGCCTATGGTTCTGTGATAGATAAATTCGGTGTTACCTTCCAAGTGTTCACAGAAGGCCGACACGAAGTTTAA
- a CDS encoding LysR family transcriptional regulator produces the protein MEFQWLQTFVTAAECGNFRRTAELLYISQPSVTVHIKQLEKGLGIELFHREGKKIKLTEEGKRYLGHAKRLLEVYQHGLEDMNSFSQGYTRNLILGISPLIADTILPYVLKSYTNRHPEVEISVKIIESVDIERAVLKEEVDLGLSCLNSSHPHLVCELLSTDKVILVAPHDGRDSESAPPLDEEEVLTTNYVITHNHPGYWDLLCRIVKNKYPSVRMMKVSQVHITKRFIVEGLGVSFLPTSTVRRELLEGRLLEVECHSIQLPEANTYAIMKYDHSKQLEFLKFISNYRL, from the coding sequence ATGGAATTTCAGTGGCTTCAAACCTTCGTTACTGCCGCAGAATGTGGGAATTTTCGCAGAACTGCTGAATTATTATATATTTCACAGCCTTCAGTAACGGTTCATATAAAACAGCTGGAAAAAGGGCTGGGCATCGAATTGTTCCACCGTGAAGGGAAAAAAATCAAACTGACAGAAGAGGGAAAACGATATTTGGGTCACGCGAAGAGATTGCTTGAAGTTTATCAACATGGTCTCGAGGATATGAATTCCTTCAGTCAAGGCTATACAAGAAATTTAATCCTTGGAATCTCACCGCTAATTGCGGATACCATCCTGCCATACGTTCTAAAAAGCTATACCAACCGGCATCCAGAAGTAGAGATTTCAGTCAAAATCATTGAATCCGTTGATATTGAGCGGGCAGTACTAAAGGAAGAGGTCGATCTCGGGCTTTCGTGCTTAAACAGCAGCCATCCCCATTTGGTCTGTGAGCTTTTATCAACGGATAAGGTCATCTTGGTTGCACCTCATGATGGGCGGGATTCGGAATCAGCACCGCCATTAGATGAGGAAGAAGTGTTAACAACCAATTATGTAATCACCCACAATCATCCCGGTTACTGGGACCTTCTTTGCAGAATAGTAAAAAATAAATATCCAAGTGTTCGAATGATGAAAGTGTCGCAGGTTCATATCACGAAAAGGTTTATTGTCGAGGGGCTTGGGGTATCGTTCTTGCCGACCTCGACTGTCAGAAGAGAATTATTAGAAGGAAGACTGCTAGAGGTAGAATGTCACTCCATCCAATTGCCTGAAGCTAACACGTACGCCATCATGAAATATGATCATTCAAAGCAATTGGAATTTCTAAAATTTATTTCGAATTATAGATTGTAG
- a CDS encoding TetR/AcrR family transcriptional regulator, which translates to MSPRPKIGLDLHTIVEAAGDIADQHGMHEVTLANLAKQLGIRPPSLYNHFDGLPGLRKKLAIYGIDRLYEVMADAAIGVSGTEAVLSISKAYVQFARKHPGLYEATMLAPYQEDADVQQAGAKIVDLSIRVLQAYHLEGDLALHAVRGLRSILHGFSTLEQKGGFKMALDLDESLTIILKAFLAGIGEAA; encoded by the coding sequence ATGTCACCAAGACCCAAAATAGGCCTTGATCTACACACGATAGTAGAGGCAGCAGGGGATATTGCCGATCAACATGGAATGCATGAGGTTACTTTGGCGAACCTGGCTAAGCAATTGGGGATTCGCCCCCCTTCATTATATAACCATTTCGACGGGCTTCCCGGGTTGAGAAAGAAATTGGCCATTTACGGAATCGACCGCTTATACGAAGTTATGGCAGATGCCGCAATTGGGGTTTCAGGCACCGAAGCAGTGCTTTCAATCAGTAAAGCATATGTCCAATTTGCCCGTAAACACCCTGGATTGTATGAGGCAACGATGCTTGCTCCTTACCAGGAGGACGCAGATGTTCAGCAAGCCGGAGCAAAAATTGTCGACCTTTCCATCCGGGTCCTTCAGGCCTATCATTTGGAAGGAGACCTTGCTCTTCACGCCGTTAGAGGATTACGCAGTATTTTACATGGATTTTCCACATTAGAACAAAAGGGCGGTTTTAAAATGGCCCTGGATTTGGATGAGAGCCTTACAATCATTCTTAAGGCATTTCTCGCCGGAATCGGCGAAGCTGCATAG
- a CDS encoding GNAT family N-acetyltransferase, with the protein MGNMPDLLWVESLIGKNFKILNGFPSYIMIEQKEKTAGVISEEDLQSLLEFFSHWGLKRLVVSLDKSTAEFEYLTELFLNNGFEHFSSRVEVYRDLTNLDEQKRMFNWSSLADHCFSQTDFKQLLARCITGSANKASSLTMDEYLMSLESELGKGWEQSCRIYYLQDTPLGISIPHIEPGTIDEGRLFYFGLLPEMRGKRLSNDLHLQSLWALKEMGATFYIGSTDIANKKMLRVFENNGCKVKSETESYNKYFSK; encoded by the coding sequence GTGGGAAATATGCCTGACTTATTATGGGTAGAAAGTTTAATAGGGAAAAACTTTAAAATCTTAAATGGCTTTCCTTCCTATATAATGATTGAGCAAAAAGAAAAAACAGCCGGCGTCATTTCAGAGGAGGATCTCCAAAGCTTACTTGAATTTTTTTCCCATTGGGGATTGAAGAGATTAGTAGTGTCTTTAGATAAGTCGACAGCGGAATTTGAATACCTCACGGAACTATTCCTAAATAATGGGTTTGAACATTTTTCCTCAAGAGTAGAGGTTTATAGGGATTTAACCAATCTGGATGAACAGAAAAGAATGTTTAACTGGTCTTCTTTAGCTGACCATTGTTTTTCACAAACGGATTTTAAACAACTATTGGCGAGGTGTATAACAGGTTCTGCCAATAAAGCTTCATCCTTAACAATGGATGAATATCTGATGTCTTTGGAGAGCGAGTTAGGGAAGGGATGGGAGCAGTCTTGCCGTATATATTATTTGCAAGATACTCCGCTGGGAATTTCCATCCCACATATCGAGCCTGGTACAATAGACGAGGGAAGATTGTTTTATTTTGGCCTATTGCCGGAAATGAGGGGAAAACGCCTCAGCAATGATCTGCATCTTCAATCATTATGGGCTTTAAAGGAAATGGGAGCTACTTTCTACATTGGGAGTACGGATATCGCAAATAAGAAAATGCTAAGAGTGTTTGAGAACAATGGCTGCAAAGTAAAGTCGGAAACGGAATCGTATAATAAATATTTTTCTAAGTAA